One window of the Sulfitobacter alexandrii genome contains the following:
- a CDS encoding 4Fe-4S dicluster domain-containing protein, with amino-acid sequence MTSLPERTEKKLGLVIDLDTCVGCHACVISCKGWNTENYGAPLSDQDAYGGDPSGTFLNRVHSYEVQPEEGHAQLIHFPKSCLHCEDAPCVTVCPTGASYKRVEDGIVLVNESDCIGCGLCAWACPYGAREMDAEEKVMKKCTLCVDRIYNENLPEVDRTPACVRTCPAGARHFGDLGDPESAVSRLVAERGGVDLMPEQGTKPVNKYLPPRPKDKMPEIDILAPYLEPVAEEPKGFLGWLDKALEKL; translated from the coding sequence ATGACGTCTCTCCCCGAACGCACCGAGAAGAAGCTCGGCCTTGTCATCGACCTCGATACCTGCGTCGGCTGCCACGCCTGCGTGATTTCCTGCAAGGGCTGGAACACCGAGAACTACGGCGCCCCGCTGAGCGATCAGGACGCCTATGGCGGCGATCCGTCGGGCACGTTCCTCAACCGGGTCCACAGCTACGAGGTGCAGCCCGAGGAAGGTCATGCCCAGCTGATCCATTTTCCCAAGTCTTGCCTGCATTGCGAGGACGCGCCCTGCGTCACCGTCTGCCCCACCGGCGCCAGCTACAAGCGTGTCGAGGACGGGATCGTTCTGGTGAACGAAAGCGACTGTATCGGCTGCGGTCTGTGCGCCTGGGCCTGCCCCTATGGCGCGCGGGAAATGGACGCGGAAGAAAAGGTCATGAAGAAGTGCACGCTCTGCGTCGACCGGATCTACAACGAGAACCTCCCGGAAGTGGATCGTACCCCCGCCTGCGTGCGCACCTGCCCGGCGGGCGCGCGCCACTTCGGCGACCTCGGTGATCCGGAAAGCGCGGTCAGCCGGCTCGTTGCCGAACGCGGTGGCGTCGATCTGATGCCGGAACAGGGCACCAAGCCCGTGAACAAGTACCTGCCGCCCCGGCCCAAGGACAAGATGCCCGAGATCGACATTCTCGCCCCCTATCTGGAGCCTGTCGCGGAAGAGCCGAAAGGCTTTCTGGGCTGGCTTGACAAGGCACTGGAGAAACTCTGA